In the genome of Nonlabens sp. MB-3u-79, one region contains:
- a CDS encoding FkbM family methyltransferase — protein sequence MTYYSQTSQDFIIDKLLKRKKKGFFFDIGAHDGITFSNSYFFEKERGWNGICVEPIPDVFEKLKKNRNCNLINGAISETSENTTFIKVSGYSEMLSGISKFRDSRHQERTLSEISQYGGQMEEIEIRTYSFDEVFQKFNIKKIDYLSLDIEGGEFEVLQSINFGKYNISILTVENNYQSSKIRNMMSTKGYYLLLIIGADDFYIKKDILLSVIKQILKDWSLIKIFFKVRLKLIYNSLKIIMKTANKNKRY from the coding sequence ATGACATACTATTCTCAAACAAGTCAAGACTTTATTATAGATAAATTACTTAAACGAAAGAAAAAGGGCTTCTTTTTTGATATAGGTGCTCATGACGGAATTACATTCTCAAATTCATATTTCTTCGAAAAGGAAAGAGGTTGGAATGGGATTTGTGTTGAACCTATACCAGATGTTTTTGAAAAGTTGAAAAAAAACAGAAATTGCAATCTAATAAATGGAGCTATTAGTGAAACATCAGAAAACACAACCTTCATAAAGGTTAGTGGTTATTCAGAAATGTTAAGTGGAATTAGTAAGTTCAGGGATTCAAGACATCAGGAAAGAACCTTATCAGAAATTTCACAATATGGTGGACAAATGGAAGAAATAGAAATTAGGACTTACTCCTTCGATGAGGTTTTCCAAAAGTTCAATATAAAAAAGATTGATTACCTGAGTTTAGATATTGAGGGTGGAGAATTTGAGGTATTGCAATCTATTAACTTTGGAAAATATAATATTTCGATTTTGACAGTTGAAAATAATTATCAAAGTTCGAAAATTCGAAATATGATGTCAACGAAAGGTTACTATTTGTTGTTAATAATAGGTGCAGATGATTTTTACATTAAAAAGGATATTTTACTTTCTGTTATAAAACAAATATTAAAGGATTGGTCTCTAATTAAAATCTTTTTTAAAGTTAGATTGAAACTTATTTATAATAGTTTAAAAATAATAATGAAAACCGCTAACAAAAATAAACGCTATTAA
- a CDS encoding S8 family serine peptidase, translating to MKDNLVFVLILIISVSCKTKQTFEPVHSPVINIQEIKLDDFKNWHFKDLQLDTVPGISLNRAYDSLLTKDRKDHKTIVAVIDNETDINHKDLAHQIWVNKKEIADNQIDDDNNGYVDDIHGWNFLGNAQGENNKYVNFESTRILRKLTPYFKDKDTTNLNPNDAKLFSYYQKVKKRHEVRLKYFLAEKDNYDRLYDFYFAAVKEIAPYFKNRPYTLEAIDSLKQSKSTNIDDFHFLVMTDCLKNNIDDSLVLKEKKHATNMVEKLLVIEYNDREIQGDNPDDITDTIYGNNLMSNNVEFLNHGTKMSGIITGISRNNEVEIMPLAISAYGDEHDKDIALSIRYAVDNGAKVINMSFWKEFSLYENWVLDAIKYADQNDVLIISIAGNDGLNLNQNVKYPNDKLTDGTEVSDNFILVGASNHNLNKGFVPGYSNYGTIDVDLFAPGNEIYTTSPNNTYVNNSGGTSSSAAVTSGVAALIRSYYPDLTASEVKHILMDSGVEYTLEVATPTEEDPEKTTPFNQLSKSGKVLNAYNALLMAERISKGKRK from the coding sequence ATGAAAGATAATTTAGTTTTCGTTTTAATCTTAATAATTAGTGTCTCTTGTAAAACAAAACAAACGTTTGAACCAGTGCATAGTCCTGTAATTAACATACAGGAAATAAAATTAGATGATTTCAAAAACTGGCACTTTAAAGACCTACAATTAGATACGGTTCCAGGTATAAGTTTAAATAGAGCTTATGACAGTCTTTTAACCAAAGACAGAAAGGATCATAAAACAATAGTAGCTGTAATTGACAATGAAACAGATATCAATCATAAGGATCTAGCTCACCAAATATGGGTCAACAAAAAGGAAATTGCAGATAATCAAATTGACGATGATAATAATGGTTATGTTGATGATATCCATGGATGGAATTTCCTAGGGAATGCTCAAGGTGAAAACAATAAATATGTCAATTTTGAATCTACTAGAATTCTAAGAAAATTAACTCCTTACTTTAAGGATAAAGACACAACAAATCTTAATCCCAATGACGCTAAACTTTTTTCATATTATCAAAAGGTTAAAAAAAGACATGAGGTGAGATTAAAATATTTTTTAGCAGAGAAAGACAATTACGATCGCTTATATGATTTTTATTTTGCTGCTGTAAAAGAAATAGCTCCCTATTTTAAGAATAGACCTTATACTTTAGAGGCTATAGATAGTTTAAAGCAATCTAAATCAACCAATATTGATGACTTCCATTTTCTTGTCATGACAGATTGTTTAAAAAATAATATTGACGATTCGTTGGTTCTAAAAGAAAAAAAACATGCCACCAATATGGTTGAAAAATTATTGGTCATAGAATACAATGACCGTGAAATTCAAGGTGATAATCCTGATGACATTACGGATACTATTTATGGCAACAACTTGATGAGCAACAATGTTGAGTTTTTAAATCACGGCACCAAAATGTCTGGTATCATCACTGGAATTTCTAGAAACAATGAAGTTGAAATTATGCCTTTAGCTATTTCGGCCTATGGCGACGAACATGACAAGGATATTGCTCTGTCGATCAGATATGCTGTAGATAACGGGGCTAAGGTTATAAACATGAGCTTTTGGAAAGAATTCTCTCTGTATGAAAATTGGGTTCTAGATGCTATAAAATATGCCGATCAAAATGATGTTCTTATAATCTCCATTGCCGGTAATGACGGCCTTAATTTAAATCAAAATGTAAAATATCCTAACGATAAATTAACTGATGGCACCGAGGTTTCTGATAATTTTATTCTGGTAGGAGCAAGTAACCATAACCTCAATAAAGGATTTGTACCTGGCTATTCCAATTACGGGACCATAGATGTAGACCTATTTGCTCCTGGAAATGAAATTTACACAACTTCTCCTAATAATACATATGTAAATAATTCGGGAGGCACATCGTCATCAGCAGCAGTCACGTCTGGAGTAGCCGCATTGATACGTTCTTATTACCCTGACCTTACCGCATCAGAGGTCAAGCACATTCTTATGGATTCTGGTGTAGAATATACCCTTGAGGTTGCCACACCTACTGAAGAAGATCCAGAAAAAACCACCCCTTTTAATCAGCTGTCTAAATCTGGTAAAGTACTTAATGCTTATAACGCATTGCTTATGGCAGAGCGTATTTCTAAAGGGAAGAGGAAATAA
- a CDS encoding GIY-YIG nuclease family protein produces the protein MKPGYIYILTNKNNTTLYVGITSNLTQRIQQHKEKHHKKSFTARYNLDKLVYYEAFQMIGDAIGREKQLKAGSRAKKIALIEKENSAWSDLTAQARDCFGESTSQ, from the coding sequence ATGAAACCTGGCTATATCTACATACTCACTAATAAAAATAATACCACATTGTATGTAGGTATCACTAGTAATTTAACGCAGCGCATTCAACAACATAAAGAGAAACACCATAAAAAATCATTTACAGCGAGGTATAATTTAGACAAGTTGGTGTACTATGAAGCCTTTCAAATGATAGGAGATGCCATTGGAAGAGAGAAACAATTAAAAGCAGGCAGTAGAGCCAAGAAAATAGCATTAATAGAGAAGGAGAATAGCGCATGGAGCGATTTAACTGCACAAGCAAGAGATTGCTTCGGCGAAAGTACCTCGCAATGA
- a CDS encoding transposase: MYTLNQMYVYKKDGYVRRYSESFKLQVLDELSNANHSKRQVGLLYGIQPSTINEWIKKYNRKDLMNTRVLVQTDDELTRIKPCKRSSNS, from the coding sequence ATGTATACACTAAACCAAATGTATGTGTATAAAAAGGATGGATATGTAAGACGCTATAGTGAAAGCTTTAAACTCCAAGTCCTTGACGAGCTTTCCAATGCAAACCACTCTAAAAGACAGGTAGGACTGCTCTACGGCATCCAACCCAGTACCATTAACGAATGGATAAAAAAGTACAATCGCAAAGATTTAATGAACACCCGCGTACTCGTGCAAACAGACGATGAACTTACCCGAATAAAGCCCTGCAAAAGGAGTTCAAACAGCTAA
- a CDS encoding lipoate--protein ligase → MQMFCIDNQSLDPYFNQAVEEYFLKNFDDNIFMLWRNDNAIIVGKHQNTIAEINVNHVKQRGIKVVRRLTGGGAVFHDLGNINYTFIMGYGEEGAKVDFKKYNQPIIDVLAGLGVKAHFSGRNDILIDDQKFSGNAEHIYHKKQRVLHHGTLLYASEIQDISDALNVNPLKFEGKARKSVSSRVTNISRHLKDDIGVDQFRQKVMRHITEMYPDAIPYQLTVKDKAAIQKLADEKYSTWAWNYGYSPKYGLKKGIKTNGGHVEVHLNVYKGVIIELDIFGDFFVNRDIDEVKQALIGVEHREEAVLEKLKEIKSSEYFDNISEEELVVLFF, encoded by the coding sequence ATGCAGATGTTTTGTATTGATAATCAGAGTCTTGATCCTTATTTTAACCAAGCGGTAGAGGAGTACTTCCTCAAAAATTTTGATGATAACATTTTCATGCTGTGGCGCAATGACAACGCTATTATTGTAGGTAAACATCAAAATACGATTGCCGAGATAAACGTAAACCATGTAAAACAGCGTGGGATAAAGGTCGTAAGACGCCTTACAGGTGGTGGAGCTGTTTTTCACGACTTGGGAAACATTAACTATACCTTTATAATGGGTTATGGCGAAGAAGGTGCAAAAGTTGATTTTAAAAAATACAATCAGCCTATTATTGATGTTTTAGCTGGATTGGGAGTAAAGGCTCATTTTTCTGGAAGAAATGATATCCTGATTGATGACCAGAAGTTTTCTGGTAATGCTGAACACATCTATCATAAAAAACAAAGAGTATTGCACCATGGTACGTTGCTTTATGCTTCTGAAATTCAGGACATATCGGATGCCTTGAATGTAAATCCTTTAAAGTTTGAAGGGAAAGCTCGAAAGTCGGTAAGTAGTAGAGTGACAAATATTTCTCGCCATCTAAAAGACGATATTGGCGTAGACCAGTTTCGCCAAAAGGTGATGCGCCACATTACTGAAATGTACCCTGATGCTATTCCTTACCAATTAACTGTAAAGGATAAAGCAGCTATTCAAAAACTAGCGGATGAAAAGTACAGCACCTGGGCATGGAACTATGGCTACTCTCCCAAGTATGGTTTAAAGAAAGGAATAAAAACCAATGGAGGGCATGTGGAGGTGCACCTTAATGTGTATAAAGGGGTGATTATTGAACTCGATATTTTTGGTGATTTCTTCGTGAACCGAGACATAGATGAAGTAAAACAGGCCTTGATAGGAGTGGAGCACCGAGAGGAGGCCGTATTAGAGAAATTAAAGGAAATTAAGAGCAGCGAGTACTTTGATAATATATCAGAAGAGGAGTTGGTCGTATTGTTTTTTTAA